One window from the genome of Bdellovibrio sp. NC01 encodes:
- a CDS encoding HD-GYP domain-containing protein: MSSTSGKTVDVIIGSPRKDFLETIQSILSGFYPYKLQFFSSVDEILDNSIEGFNPILALIDGQDGTQKTNEWVQSTKMNYPDCPLIVLHSSAEAALDFNIVKKNGANEVMHINFDREFISDMVLQLAPIDMEGDAIPITALMPVDLRDIEAGININFDVFVHLPANHKSIVLRRAGDVIDQRQVEKFKNLRQQMYVKKTQTKEFFEYARTVMSLRNIPFPISMTEKFHRSMKTIYDFMGQFLNGATTDYSEGKLILDKCKSILVDLELNKDLSAPEIYDEIYRYAGNTRSYYHDCICVAAYAAYFAQLLEWPAEKREAAGIAGLLHNIGLAQVSAKIAVKEMKDMSPDEKKEFQRYPERSVNMVKGKKVPISQEVSDGILQHRENLKGTGFPKALPADDISDFGKLMQVAFNFHELTALREGIAAMSPAAALEKMKDNALVGNGEVDLLMTTKLSKKFKPAAA, encoded by the coding sequence ATGTCATCCACTTCAGGTAAGACTGTTGATGTCATCATTGGAAGTCCTCGCAAGGACTTCCTTGAAACAATCCAGTCTATCCTAAGTGGGTTTTATCCGTACAAACTTCAGTTCTTCTCTTCCGTCGACGAAATTCTTGATAACTCTATTGAAGGTTTCAATCCCATCCTCGCCTTAATTGATGGACAAGACGGCACGCAAAAAACCAACGAATGGGTGCAAAGCACCAAGATGAATTATCCAGACTGCCCGCTGATCGTTTTACATTCGTCAGCTGAAGCGGCTTTGGATTTTAATATCGTAAAGAAAAATGGCGCCAATGAAGTGATGCATATCAACTTCGACCGCGAATTTATCTCTGACATGGTTTTACAACTGGCACCGATTGATATGGAAGGCGATGCGATCCCTATCACGGCCTTGATGCCTGTTGATTTGCGCGACATTGAAGCTGGCATTAACATCAATTTTGATGTGTTCGTACATCTTCCTGCCAATCACAAATCCATCGTACTTCGCCGTGCGGGTGACGTGATTGACCAACGCCAGGTGGAAAAGTTTAAAAATCTTCGCCAGCAAATGTACGTTAAAAAGACTCAAACCAAAGAGTTTTTTGAGTACGCGCGCACGGTGATGAGCTTACGCAATATTCCCTTCCCGATTTCCATGACAGAAAAATTCCATCGTTCGATGAAAACGATCTATGATTTCATGGGTCAGTTTTTAAATGGCGCAACGACGGATTATTCTGAAGGAAAACTGATCCTTGATAAATGTAAGTCGATCCTTGTCGATCTTGAGTTGAACAAAGACTTAAGCGCACCCGAGATCTATGACGAAATTTATCGCTACGCCGGCAATACACGTTCGTACTATCACGACTGTATCTGTGTGGCTGCTTACGCCGCTTACTTTGCACAGCTTTTAGAATGGCCTGCTGAAAAACGTGAAGCAGCGGGTATCGCTGGTCTTTTGCACAATATCGGCTTAGCGCAAGTATCTGCTAAGATTGCGGTTAAAGAAATGAAGGACATGTCACCTGACGAGAAAAAAGAATTCCAACGCTATCCAGAGCGTTCAGTGAATATGGTGAAAGGCAAGAAAGTGCCTATCAGCCAAGAAGTCTCTGACGGCATCCTTCAACATCGTGAAAACTTAAAAGGCACAGGCTTTCCGAAAGCCCTGCCTGCTGATGATATTTCTGATTTTGGCAAACTGATGCAGGTCGCTTTTAACTTTCATGAATTGACGGCGTTGCGCGAAGGTATTGCCGCGATGTCTCCAGCCGCAGCTCTTGAAAAGATGAAAGACAATGCCCTTGTCGGCAATGGCGAAGTTGATCTTTTAATGACGACGAAGCTTTCTAAGAAGTTTAAGCCGGCAGCGGCTTAG
- a CDS encoding chemotaxis protein CheX — protein MSAAPKVEALNPLFDKRLINAFVDGVLKTLKTIAQTDATPGKPFIEPQFVLKGEIAGMVGMVAPPLKGTLLISYGKDSIFHILENMLGEKYTELNGEVSDAVGEMTNMIYGSAKTTLNQLGYNFEMAIPTVIAGEFKISHADKGATLVIPFNLPNNSTFYVEITVQ, from the coding sequence ATGTCTGCTGCACCTAAAGTGGAAGCACTCAATCCTCTGTTTGATAAACGCCTGATCAATGCGTTTGTAGACGGAGTACTTAAAACTTTGAAAACGATCGCGCAAACGGATGCGACTCCAGGTAAACCATTCATCGAACCACAATTCGTTCTTAAAGGCGAAATTGCTGGTATGGTCGGTATGGTTGCACCACCGTTAAAAGGCACACTGCTAATTTCTTACGGCAAAGATAGCATCTTCCACATCTTGGAAAACATGCTTGGCGAAAAGTATACAGAGCTTAACGGCGAAGTATCTGACGCTGTCGGCGAAATGACTAACATGATTTACGGCTCTGCAAAGACAACGTTAAATCAACTAGGCTACAACTTTGAAATGGCAATCCCAACGGTCATCGCTGGTGAGTTCAAAATCTCACACGCTGACAAAGGGGCCACACTCGTAATTCCTTTCAATTTGCCCAACAACTCCACTTTCTACGTGGAGATCACGGTGCAATAA
- a CDS encoding response regulator, with amino-acid sequence MFPNTTKFLVVDDFATMRKIIKKVLNELGYTNVEEADDGKTALPMIQQAHDAGKPYEFIISDWNMPGMQGIDLLKACKADPRFKATPFMLVTAESEQKHILEAAKAGVSDYVVKPFNSATLKQKMERVYAKHHPTAQPKAS; translated from the coding sequence ATGTTTCCCAATACAACGAAGTTTTTAGTGGTCGATGACTTCGCAACTATGCGAAAAATCATCAAAAAAGTCCTAAACGAGCTAGGCTATACGAACGTCGAAGAGGCAGATGACGGTAAAACCGCTCTCCCGATGATTCAGCAAGCTCATGACGCAGGTAAGCCTTACGAATTCATCATCTCTGACTGGAATATGCCAGGTATGCAAGGTATCGACCTTCTAAAGGCCTGCAAAGCGGACCCACGTTTTAAAGCAACGCCTTTCATGCTTGTAACTGCTGAATCTGAGCAAAAACATATCTTGGAAGCGGCAAAAGCTGGCGTTTCTGACTATGTCGTTAAGCCATTTAACTCTGCTACTTTGAAACAAAAGATGGAAAGAGTTTACGCAAAACACCACCCAACTGCTCAACCAAAAGCTTCTTAA
- a CDS encoding response regulator transcription factor, whose protein sequence is MLRDVLIQKGLSNREAEVAELVSKGLSNKEVANQLFVTEKTVKFHLTNIYKKMNVKSRAQLIVWCLPHLGFVESEIRAENNNQSAAATTAFNNNATQTIPAGSATVAGQTTLPGGGMNRNGNSDIGMGGI, encoded by the coding sequence ATGCTCAGAGATGTCCTGATTCAAAAAGGTCTTTCAAATAGAGAGGCAGAAGTTGCTGAACTTGTGTCTAAAGGCTTGTCCAACAAGGAAGTTGCGAACCAGCTTTTTGTAACTGAAAAAACAGTAAAATTTCACCTCACAAATATTTATAAAAAAATGAATGTGAAGTCGCGTGCACAATTGATCGTATGGTGCTTGCCTCACCTTGGTTTCGTTGAAAGCGAAATTCGCGCTGAAAACAACAACCAAAGTGCAGCTGCTACGACTGCATTCAATAACAATGCAACTCAAACAATCCCAGCGGGTTCTGCGACAGTTGCAGGTCAAACGACTCTTCCAGGTGGCGGAATGAACCGTAATGGTAATTCAGACATCGGTATGGGTGGCATCTAA
- a CDS encoding acyl-CoA thioesterase: protein MTELVLPSHTNALGTVFGGTIMSWIDIAAAIAAQRHSNKEVVTASIDRLDFVAPVYKGWVVNLHASVNYTSRTSMEVGVRVEAENPKTGEMFHTASAYTTFVALGSNGKPVEIPELILETDDQKRRFADAKKRREDRLAQRHKT from the coding sequence ATGACTGAACTAGTTCTTCCTTCTCATACCAATGCTTTGGGCACGGTGTTTGGTGGAACGATCATGTCATGGATTGATATCGCAGCTGCCATCGCAGCACAAAGACACTCGAACAAAGAAGTCGTTACTGCAAGTATCGATCGTTTGGATTTCGTCGCTCCGGTTTATAAAGGCTGGGTTGTGAATCTTCATGCCAGCGTGAATTACACTTCAAGAACTTCCATGGAAGTGGGTGTACGCGTTGAAGCAGAAAATCCAAAAACAGGGGAGATGTTCCATACAGCCTCTGCCTATACGACATTCGTTGCTTTAGGTTCTAATGGTAAGCCTGTAGAAATTCCTGAGTTAATTCTAGAAACCGACGATCAAAAACGTAGATTCGCAGATGCGAAAAAACGCCGTGAAGATCGTTTGGCGCAAAGACATAAAACTTAG
- the hflX gene encoding GTPase HflX, producing the protein MTNQAQVKAHDRVIVIGVGLKTEPLTEIKENLLELEELVVAAGGEVVGSIIQVLPTWNPATLIGTGKVDEVAEMVRDSKASLVVMDHQLSGVQQRNLQQTVKARVIDRNQLILDIFAQRAQTFEGKLQVELAQLLDQMPRMVGAWLESLSRQGGGIGTRGPGETALENDRRRIRERVALIKEKLEGVRKNRAQHRQSRRRHEIPSFALIGYTNSGKSSLLNKLTGAQVMAKNQVFATLDPTTRKIFLPDGPPAVVTDTVGFIRKLPTQLIEAFKATLEESAEADVLLHVVDLSSPNMERQVEVVEELIREFNWQDKKIIHVFNKSDVAPLERQFRVKQYPRVFVSALTGQGIEQLKKLMAQIMSEMQTDVQLYFPRSEEYKIFDLGREAQILRKETATEGTVCYTQMTPSLLNRWKEYLVK; encoded by the coding sequence TTGACTAATCAAGCCCAAGTTAAAGCCCACGATAGAGTCATCGTCATCGGTGTTGGTCTCAAGACCGAGCCCCTAACTGAAATCAAAGAAAATCTATTGGAACTAGAAGAACTTGTCGTCGCCGCTGGCGGAGAAGTTGTTGGTTCTATTATTCAGGTTTTGCCGACATGGAATCCGGCGACTTTGATCGGAACTGGTAAAGTTGATGAAGTGGCCGAGATGGTTCGCGACAGCAAAGCAAGTCTTGTGGTGATGGACCACCAGCTCTCCGGCGTCCAACAAAGAAACTTACAACAAACCGTGAAAGCTCGCGTGATTGATCGCAATCAGTTGATCTTGGATATCTTCGCGCAAAGAGCTCAAACATTTGAAGGTAAACTTCAAGTGGAACTTGCACAGTTGTTGGATCAAATGCCTCGCATGGTTGGTGCGTGGTTGGAATCTCTTTCTCGTCAAGGTGGTGGTATCGGTACTCGAGGTCCCGGTGAAACGGCCCTTGAAAATGACCGTCGTCGCATTCGCGAAAGAGTCGCTTTAATTAAAGAAAAACTTGAAGGTGTGCGCAAAAATCGCGCGCAACACAGACAATCTCGTCGTCGTCACGAGATCCCGTCATTTGCATTGATTGGTTATACCAACTCTGGAAAAAGCTCGCTTTTAAATAAACTCACGGGCGCGCAAGTGATGGCGAAGAACCAAGTGTTCGCAACCTTGGATCCAACAACTCGTAAGATCTTTTTGCCTGATGGACCACCTGCGGTTGTCACTGACACCGTTGGATTTATCAGAAAATTGCCGACACAATTGATTGAAGCCTTTAAAGCAACACTTGAAGAATCTGCGGAAGCCGATGTGTTACTACACGTTGTCGATTTATCTTCACCGAATATGGAAAGACAAGTTGAAGTCGTTGAGGAGTTGATTCGCGAATTCAACTGGCAGGATAAGAAGATTATCCACGTCTTTAACAAAAGCGATGTCGCACCTTTAGAACGCCAATTTAGAGTAAAACAATATCCTCGCGTGTTTGTAAGTGCATTAACTGGTCAAGGAATTGAACAGCTTAAAAAACTCATGGCGCAAATTATGAGCGAGATGCAAACCGACGTGCAGTTGTACTTCCCGCGCTCTGAAGAATACAAAATCTTTGATTTGGGCCGTGAAGCACAAATTCTTCGCAAAGAAACTGCGACAGAAGGAACTGTCTGCTATACGCAAATGACACCATCTTTGCTGAACCGTTGGAAAGAATACCTCGTAAAATAG